The Solibacillus sp. FSL R7-0668 genome includes the window GCCCAAATAACCCATTTAAGCAGTGAATGTTTTTTGTTATTAGCTTTTGGCAATATGCACCTTTAAGCGCTTGCCTTTTATCGGTGTATCTTTCATTGCTTTTAACACGAGATTCCCCTTTCCGTTTAAAATTTCAATAAACGTCGAGGCATCTAAAATGGTAATAATGCCAATATCCGCTGCGTTGATGCCAGGGATTTTACATAATGTACCGACAAAATCAACCGCACGCAGCTTTTTCTTTTTCCCACCGTTAAAATAAAGCTTCGTAATATTGGCATCGACTTTCTCATTTTTTTGTTTTTTCTTTTGAGGGCGAGCCTGCATTTTTTTATCGAACGCATCTGTCTTAGCCTCGACTTCCTCATGCGTTGGCAACGCTGCTGTCGGAATTTTATAGCCGATATACTCCTCAATACCTGCTAAAAAGTCGTATTCAAAAGGTGTTACAAACGAAACAGCCTTACCTTCTTTACCGGCACGACCTGTACGCCCTGTACGGTGAACATAGACCTCTTTTTCCATTGGTAAATCAAAGTTAACGACTAATGAAATATTATCAATATCAATGCCGCGTGCTGCCACATCAGTCGCCACTAAATAGCGGAAATCACCACGTTTATAATCATTCATGACCATTAAACGTGTTGCTTGCTCCATGCCGCCATGCAACTGATCGACACTGTACTCACGGTCATATAAATAATCATAGACTTCGTCGACACGTGCTTTCGTACGACAGAAAATAATGCATGTATCTGGATTTTCAATAACTGCGACTTTTTCAAGTGCGGCTAGTTTTTCTTCTTCTGGCACCTCAATTACCGCATGCTCGATTTTTGGTGCTTGCTGCTCTGAGTGCACTTCAATATCAAGTGCATTGTTTAAATGACGACCCGCTAGTGACTTAATTTCATCAGGGACTGTGGCAGAAAAGAGCATCGTGACATGGGGCTCTGTAATATATGAAAGAATCGCCTCTACCTGCTCAATAAAGCCCATATTTAACATTTCATCTGCTTCATCTAAAATTACATAGCGAATTTTTTCTAATTTCAATGTGCCCTTTTCAATATGATCAAGTACACGTCCAGGCGTCCCAACCGCAATATGTGTTTTTTGCTTCAGCTCTTCCTGCTGATAACGAAACGGCTGCTTACCATAAAGCGCGGCTGCTTTTATACGTTTGTAGCGCCCGATATTGGTAAATTCCTCTTTCACCTGTACGGCTAGTTCGCGCGTTGGTGTTAATACTAATGCTTGCGGTTTGTTCTCTAGCCAGTCAATATTTTCGCAGATTGGAATCGCAAAAGCCGCTGTTTTCCCACTGCCGGTTTGTGCCTTCACGATTAAGTCCTCATTATTTAGTGCATGTGGTAATACTTTTTGCTGCACTTCTGAAGGCGTATAATAGTCTAAATCACGTAACGCCTTTGTGATTTCTTGTGATAAATTGTATTGATTAAAGTCATTTGACATTTGCTTTCCTCATTTTCTGTTAATGGATTATTGCTGGATCTACGATTGCGATGAATTTCCGCGTAGCTTGTGATAATGGTACTGTTTTTAAATGTACAACACCAATACTACGCTTAGGAATTGCTTGTTGTAGTTCAATTTCATGCAAAATCCCGCGTTCTAAGTACTCAATCGAAAATTCCTTCGTCACACAGGCAATGCCTAAATTGATTTTTGCGAACTCTAATACTAAATCATGGGAACCGAGCTCGAACTCAGGTGAGATGGCATAGCCTTGCTCCTTTAAGTACCTTTCTACATAGTTGCGAGAATTGGCCTTTTTCTCTAAAAAGATCAGCGGCAATTTCATGAGCATATCGAAGCTAATTGGCTTTTTCGTTAAGTTTTTATATTTTTGCCCGCATACAAATATATCATGAACTTCCTTGCAGGGGATTACTTGTAGATGGACATCTTCCACTGGTAAATTACAAATTCCTAAATCGGCCTCTCCCGCTTTGATAAAGGCCAAAATTTCACTCGTTGTTCCATTTAGTACTTTTAATTTAATTCCCGGATAACGAATGTGAAATGCCTCTAAATAAGGCAGTAAAAAATGGCGTGAAATGGTATCGCCGACTCCAATTCGCAATTGCCCTGTTTGCAAATTTTTAAATTCAGCAATTTTTTGTTCTCCTGCATCAAGTATCCCTAAGGCAGAATTTACATATTCATGTAATAATTCGCCCTCATTTGTTAGCGTAACTCCTTTAGGTGTACGATTAAACAGCAATGTTTCGAGCTCTTTTTCTAGCTTTGATATCGTTTGGCTAACTGCTGGCTGCGTCATGTATAGCTCTTTTGCCGCTTTGGAGAAGCTTTTATTGCGACTCACTGCATTAAATATTCGATATGCCTCTAACTTCACTATCATATAACCACCACTTATATCTGTTATTAGAAATATTAATTTTACTTATATCACATCATTGCGTTATAGTAAACATCGTGAGTAAAAATGAATCAATATATTGTTTACATATAAGGGAGAGATTATTTTGGAACGATTAGTAGGAACAGTTGTACGAGGTCTTCGTGGCCCAATCATTAATGAAGGGGACGATATCGTACAAATCGTCGTAGATACAGCTTTAAACGCTGCAAAAGTAGAAGGTTATTCTATTGAAGACCGCGACATCGTTACTGTAACAGAATCAGTTGTAGCGCGTGCACAAGGGAATTATGCCAAAATTACCGATATTGCGACGGACGTACAAGCAAAATTCGGTGATGATACTGTTGGGGTAATTTTCCCAATCCTTTCACGTAACCGTTTCTCAAACATTTTAAAAGGGATTGCCAAAGGATCAAAAAAAATCGTTCTTATGTTAAGCTACCCTTCTGATGAAGTAGGTAATCACTTAGTAACATTAGACGAATTAGATGAAAAAGGCATCAACCCTTGGACAGATGTATTAACGGAAGCTGAATTCCGTGGTCACTTCGGTTACAACAAGCATACTTTCACAGGTGTGGACTATCTCGAATACTACAAAGAAATCATCGAAGAGCAAGGCGCTGAAGTCGAAGTGATCTTCTCAAACAATGCAAAAACGATTTTAAACTATACGAAGAGCGTACTTACATGCGATATCCACTCTCGCTTCCGTACAAAACGCTTACTAAAAGCTGCTGGTGCTGAAAAAGTTTATGGTTTAGATAATATTCTAGCTGAATCTGTAAATGGCTCAGGCTTCAACTCAAACTACGGCTTATTAGGCTCAAACAAATCGACAGAAGATGCAGTTAAATTATTCCCAGATAACTGTCAACCAATCGTAGACGACATTCAAGCAAAAATTTTAGCAGCTTCTGGTAAATTAGTAGAAGTTATGATTTACGGTGACGGTGCATTTAAGGATCCAGTTGGTCAAATTTGGGAGCTTGCAGACCCAGTTGTATCACCTGCTTACACACCAGGTCTTGCCGGTACACCAAACGAAATTAAATTAAAGTATTTAGCAGATAATGATTTTGCTGAATTAAAAGGCGAAGAGTTAAAAGCAGCAATTAAAGATTATATTAATAACAAAGAAGAAGATTTAACTGGTCAAATGGCGGCTCAAGGAACTACACCTCGTAAGCTTACAGACTTAATTGGTTCATTATCTGACTTAACTTCTGGTTCTGGTGACAAAGGTACTCCAATGATTTACATCCAAGGTTACTTCGATAACTATACAAAATAATTTCCTCAACTAGGTGTTTATGCAAGCACCTAGTTTTTTGTTGTCTCCCCTTATTTTCCCCTTGCATGCTGTGCCTAGCCTACATTTTTATTTTGTCGATGAATACTTATAGTGATATGGACAAAAGAAGGGAGAAAGTGAATTTGAATCCATTTAATGATCGCTATAATGAGTCTACGCCTATTGATTGGGACCAGCAGCAAAGATTTTTCCCACCTGGACCACCAAGTACACCAAGTATGCCTGGATATCCTGGGATGCCTGGAATGCCTGGAATGCCTGGCGGTGGACAAAACGCTCAACCAATGGGGCCTCCGCCTCAATTCGTTCCAACATCAACGAATTGGCAACAAGGTCCACCAAGAAGTATGCGTAGCTGTTTATATCGCAATACTTATGTTTGGTTAAATAATCGAGATGATTTTTGGTATTTCCCAACATTCGTCTCTCGAAATATGATTCTCGGTTTCAGATGGCGACACCGATTTGGCTGGGTTTTCCAACCACTCAACCCAAATAGCATTCGTTCATTCCAATGCTTTTAATCTAGAATGTAGTCCTTTTTTCAAGCTGAAGGCAAAGTCATCTATTACTTTGCTTTTGGCTTTTGTTTGTTCAAAAGGAGAAATAATGCCCCAAGCAATAGTTATTGAGTTAAATACCGGTAAATGAAACAATTGTAATTAAACTGTAATGAATGCGTATCGCCCTAGTTATAGCAACAGGTTCGCGCCTTATCAAAATGCACTACCAACATTTCCCTCCAAGAATCATGTATTTCTCATGATAAAGTCGTTAGTGTACTAAACTTGGAGGTAATTATTATGAAAAAACGTTTCGTCACAACTGTTGCATTAGCGATTGGGATTAGTTCATTTTCTACGATGCCCGTAATCAGTGAACCAGCTCCTGTTCATGCTGCAAATATCCAAAATAATGATCAAGCTGTTGCGAATAAAGCCAATCAGTTAATCAATACAGCAAAAAGTTTAATAGGAAAAGCAACTTACAGCAATACCGTATATAAACCTACTGCACCCTATCAATTTTCATGTGCCACTTTCTTAATGTATGTTTTCGAGAAAAATGGCGTTGATTTAGCAACCTATAATGAAAACTATATGATGCAACAAGGAAGCTATGTACCACGTAGCCAGCTTCAAAAAGGGGATTTACTCTTCTTTAAAAGCAAAAAAACAGGAACAGACCCCGATCATGTTGGAATGTACATCGGGAATAATAAAATTATCCATATGGCCGACTCCAAACAAAACATTGTTATTTCGGATTTAAATAGTAAGCCATACTATAAAGATAATTATGTCACAGCTCGTCGTGTACTACCGACATTAATGAGTGCAAACCCTGCAACAACTGGCGATAAAATTGTTGCAAAAGCATACGCTACGAAAGACCAAGCGAAAATGGGTTCAGTCAACAGTGATGCTTCATTACGATTTACTTCAGGCGGTTTTATTGAATATACATACCGTAAAAATGGTGTGTTACTGAAAACAAAATCAATTAGCGAGCAAATGAAGCTAGGGACAGCAGTTTCTAAAGCAAACTTAAAAAAAGGGGATTTAGTATTCTTCAATAGTACGAAGGGATCTAAAAAGCCAACACAAGTTGCAATTTATGCGGGTGACCACCGCTTAATCATCCCTACGAGTAAGGGCGTCATTACACGTGTATTACTAGTAGATTATTATAAGGATCATTATATTACCGCTAGACGCGTAACGAAATAATCCAATTGAAAATAGCTCTATCAGCTGTATTATAGACAGCGATAGAGCTGTTTTTTTATGATTCCTTCCTTTTTAATTGCTCAGCGAATTGAATCATCGCGCGACTCGACATCGGGCCTTTAATGAGCAATAGGGATTTCCTATCTAACTGTTGCTTTAACAGCTCATAAACGCCTTGAGTATCCTTATACATATAGACGTTTGCTGTTGTCCCGTCTTCTATTGCTTGTTTGGCAATATACTCCGCTTTTGACCCAATGGTAATTAACGTGTGAATCGGATAAGTTGCGACTAAGCTACCTAAATCCATATGATATTTTTTTTCGAATTGACCCAATCTTTTAATATCCCCTAATACTAAATAACGCTTCTTCCCTTTTCCGATCGAATCTAACACTTTTAATGCGGCTTCTAGCGAGGTAGGGTTATTGGTCCACGTATCATCGATAATCGTGCTTCCGCCAACTCCCTCTGAAAATTGCAAATGCCTTTCCATTTGTTCAAAGGTTCTCAATCGTAAAATAGCCTTTTGTACAGACAAACCAAGCTCATGAATGACAGCAAGCACCGCTAGCACATTATATACTTGATGCTCCCCGTAGCCAGGTATATACGCCTGATACGTTTTATGATTAATGTGAACCTGAAATTTCATGCCTTTTGCTGCAAATTGAACGGCTGTGGCATAAATATCTGCTTTATTTTTGATGCCGAATGTAAATACTTTATTCGGATATGTTGATAAAGGAATTTTTTTTGTATTTTCATCATCACTATTAATGATTAATGTTCCACCCGCGCGTATTCCATCGAGTATTTCAGATTTTGCTTTAATGTAGCCCTCTAAATTTTTACAGCCATCTAAATGATGTACACCAATGTTTGTAATGACACCAATTGTTGGCTGGTAAACCTGACATTGATAGCTGATATTTCCCGTATTCCCTAAGCCCAATTCAAATACCGCTGCTTTTGTATTATCATCAATCCCTAATAGATACGGTAAGGATTGACGCGGTTCATTTTTACTGCTTACGGATGTTTGAACATTCATGTCAGTACTTAATATATGTTTAAGTATTTCTTTCGTAGTCGTCTTTCCACAAGTGCCTGTAATGGCCACAACAGGAAGATCAAACAAATTCCGATAATATGTGCAAAATGCAAAGTATGCTTGTAAAATATTCCGAACATATATAATCGTTATAGAAGTAGCTGCTCGATTTTGCAGTTTTTCCGTTGCATCACAAACAATTAATAGATGCTTTATTTTATTCAATTCTTTCCAATTCACTTCATCACTTTTGCGGACAAATAGCATTGTATTCGGTGCGATTAATTGCTGTGGATCATAGTTCATCACCTGTTTCACATACCAATCTTCCGCACCGTGTACTAATTGCCCTCCTAGCAATTGCCGAATCGTTTTTACATGTAAAGCTCGGATAAAATCGCCCCCCTTTAATTAGGTTATGAAAGTTTATCCCTCTTCATTGGGTAATCTATACATTCGTTTATAGTCCATGATTGTGTTGTACATCGCTGGATCTTCAAGTTTTATAAATAGTGACACATCTGGTGCATAATTCCCTTCAATAACCCATATCTGCCCATAATCGGTTACTGCTATATCAAAGCCAATGATCCTTCTTTCTGCTGATTGGTCAAGCAAATAGGATGCGGCTAAGCAAATAGCATCAATCCGACTTTCGAGTTGCCGATGAAACTTTGGATGTATAGTGGAATGTCGTAGTGCTTGTTGCCAAGTCAAAATCGCTTGAGCAGCATTTGTCACAAAAAAATGAGGACCAGCAACTTTTACTAATTTTCCTGTAATACGCCAATCCTTTGCTGTTTTTTGCGTCATAACTCTGATATCAGAAAATCGATTATCGATTGTTGCCAATGCAATACCACGTTGAATAATATAGAAATCTTCCATTGGAGCCATTTCACAAATATGTGCATATACTTGCTTGATACCCGCTATCACCCATTTTTGTCTTCCTTTATGAATTTCATAATGACACATTCTTCTTTTGTGAATTTTAATAATCCCTTTTCCTTGTTGCCCATTACATGGCTTTAAAAACACAAGTGGATAGTCATTCAAATAGGAATAAAACGTTGCCATCGTCAGTAAATCTGTTTTGGGCATGACATGTGCAAGGCTTTGATATTGATTCCATTTGCTAATAGAAAAATGGAGAAATGAATCGGTAATGGCGATATCCCCCACAATATTAAATAGCACCTCAATCACAATGGATTCACAATGAGGATAAAATAGTCCCAACTGCTCAGCCGCTATGAGCGCAATGTTTTGTATTTGAACCTGATGCTTATAATAAGCTACTATTTCAATATTACTACTCATTTGTCTGGATGAATGCGTAACATGCCAGCATCCATTGCGCCTTTGTACAGTAATAAAACGGCGATAGCTTCTTTTAGTGAGAAGTGTCGAATGAGAGTGCAATTGCATGATAAAATTTCGTTCACCAATAATTTGTTGAATAGATTCATAAAGATCTGCTTCTAAAACCTCAACAGTAGCAACATTCGTTTTTATCTGATACGTTTCTTGATTTTTTGTCACAGTTATAAAATCCAAGCCCAGAATTGGTTTTAAAAAGATTTGCTTTGCCTCTTTCAACATTGTATTCAAAGCGGTTTTTGAAAAACGTTCATTCGAAACTAAATACGGTTGCAAATGCTCATGTTGTTCAAGTATTTGATTTTGTACGATTCTCCCCCTAATCGCATGCATAATAGCTCCCCCGATACATTGTATAAAAGCCCCCTCAATTGATCATTGAAGGGACTGCATTCGCATTAATGCACCGCTAACTTTGACAGCCTAAAGCAACAATCGATCCTTGTGCAACGGGTACAGCCCCCCCTTGATTAAAGAATCCTTTAATGACAAAGCTTTGAACTAAGTCATGATTAGCAGATGCTACTTGATCTCTAAATACCGCTTCAAATGGGTATTCTGTCACTCCAATAAGCCCTGTACCGTGAACCGTTACAACACAGTTCTGCCCCTCTTTTTTACATGTTACATCTGTAATTTCATTTGCTGTAAATAAAAAATTAAAATGATTTGGTGTTTCAGTGTCTTCAAATCGTAATGATAGCGTAGAAGCACTTAGCGTTGTAATACATACATTGGCAAGGTACGTTAAATTTCCACGAATATTTCCATTAACACCATCAAACTTAACATTGACGCATTTTGCAAAAGCATCGACACGTACACCACACGGACAAACTCCTCCCATAGGTTCCCCCCCTTTCTCGTAAGATTAATACACTATATTCATATAACATTAACGATACTTGTGTATTTGCCATTGATAGCTTTATCGCCTAGATATATGTCCCGTATAAATTTTTTTCAATTAAGCCTCCGATCATGTGCTTATGTTTTTTTCTTCAATTTTGTCGCTAAGTCAAACATTGTTTTGCTATACATATCCCCTTTTATTAAAATTATCGTATTGGAATCAATGCGATTTTTTAATAGTTCATAGGCTAATACACTATTATTAAAACAATATACTTGCGCCTGTATCCCTAATGCTAGTGCATGATTAGCAATGATTTTGGCATGCTCCCCAACCGTTATGAGTACATCCACGCCCTTGTCTAGTACAATTTCTGCTGCCTTTTTATGAATAAATGTCCCCCATGGGCCGACATCCGTAATGGTTCCGATAATGGCAATCCTTTTTTTTGTACCGGCAAGTTCATTTAATACAATTAAGGCTGCTTCAAGTGATGTGGTTGTAATGCTCCACGTATCATCCAGTAGGAGCACACCGTTCATCCCTTCGAATAATTGAAGCTGTTTATTCAACGGACGAAACGTTTGTAGCTGTTCTGCTGCTTGAGGTATCGTTAAACCCATTTCAACTACTGCCACAATAGCAGCTAACGCATTCATTACTTGATGTTTTCCAAAGCCTGTGACGCCTATTTTATGGTACTCTCCCTTATGAACGATGACAAACTCCATACCCGTTGTACTGTAGCGAATATTAGTCGCTATATAATCAGCAGAATTTTTCGTACCAATTTTTATGAGTCGCCCTTTGAATTTTTCGAAATCTATTTTACTTGTATTTGGATCATCAGCATTAATGATCAACACACCATTCGCATCTACTATTTCTAACATTTCTGCCTTTGCGTCGATATAGCCCTCCAATGTTTTACAGTAATTTAAATGGTGTTCACCAATATTCGTAATAATGCCTATCGTTGGCTTGAAGTACTTTCCAGCCCTTCGTAAATCTCCCGGTGCCCCTACAGCCGTTTCAAAGACGGCTGCCTCCGTATCACTTTCAATGCTTAATAAATAATGAAAAAAGGCGGTCCTTGAGTTCGTGCTAAGTTGTGTTGCCGTCACTTTTTTATAACGCATTAAAATATGTTTAATCATTTCCTTCGTTGTTGTTTTACCTGCTGTTCCTGTAATAGCCACAACCGGTAACTGAAACTGCCCGCGATAAAAATTAATAAATTTCCATAATGCTTCCTCTGTATGCTGTACATGAATGATTGCCACTTCACTTGGTAGCTCTTGTGTGCGATAATGCGATTCTGTCACAAGTACAAGTGGATAATAAGGCGCTAATTTTGCCCAATTCATAATATGTTTTTCAATAAATAACACCGTATTGCGCTGTTTTACCTGTTTTAATCGATAAGCCCCAAAATGAATAGCAATGGATGGTCCATGTATGTGTGTGCCATTAATAATGGTACATAATGTTTCAACAGAAATTGGTTTCATCCTACGTTCCCCCCCTTCACTCTTAGCATATGTACGATGAATTTTTGGAGGTAGATATTTGAATTACATAGGATGGATAACCAGACAAAAAAGATCTACAACCATACATTTAAGAGTAGGTATATTCAACAATTCGAATGGAGGTGAATGACATGAAGACGATTATTTTTATTGGCACTAATAAATCTGGCTCAAGCAGGGAGGCAACAAAAGCAGCTGAAAAGCTAGGTTATTTTACAGTGCTATTGACTAATAATGAAAGACAATTTGAACAACGTGAACAATACGTAGATATCCATAAAATGATTTTTGTGGATACTTCAAATATGGAGGCAATGAAAGCTGAAATTATGAAACTTCAAAGCATCGGATTAGATATTAAAACGATTATTAGCTTTGTGGATCCCTATGTACATGTAGCTTCTATGCTTTGTGATATATTTTGTCAAAATCTCACCTCTTCAAAAGCAATTGAAATGATGGAGGATAAAGAGGCGACACGCAAGCTTTTACAAAACACATTATACTCCCCACAATTTACAGTGATTGCACCAAGCGAAAAACCATCTGGCAAATTAACCTTTCCTATTATTATAAAATCTCCTAAATCAACGGGCTCAAAGGACGTATTATTAGCAAAGGACATCAAGGAATTCAATAAGCATCTTGCAGCACTTCAATATAAATATCCGAGTGAATCCATTATTTCAGAAGAATACTTAAAAGGAGAACAATATTTAGTAGAAGTCATTGTACAAGAACATCACCCCCATATTATCGCCGTTATGAGACAAGACATTACAAAAGGAAAACGCTTCATCATTACTGGCTATCAGCTTTTCGCCAACATACCGTCCAATTTAGTAACAGGCCTTGAAACACTATGCCAATCCATTGTAGACATATTCGATATAAAAACAGGCGCTTTTCATTTAGAATTGCGACTTACGGGCAATGGCTGGAAGCTGATTGAAATCAATCCCCGTATATCAGGTGGGGCAATGAATCGAATGATTGAGGCTGCATTTGGATACAATTTAGTAGAGCAAACATTAAAACTCTTTCTCGGAGACAAAGCTGATTTCACACCTAAACACTACCATTTTGTCTACACGAAATATTTAATTGTTCACAAAAAAGGAAGATTAGAAAAAGTAACAGGCAAGCTACGTGCCTTAAAATCCCCTGGCATATTCGATGTCTATATCAAACCAAAAAAAGGCACAATCCTCATCCCGCCTTTATCTATGGGACATCGATATGCCTACATCATTGCACAAGGCAGTTCTATTAGTGAGGCGGTATCACGTGCTAATCGAGCAGCTCACGAAATAAAATTCCACATGAAAAGTATATAAGTAAAAGGCTTTACGAAAAGAGAACACTTCCGTAAAGCCTTTTATTGTGTAATCTATGCTTTAAATTGGTTATCTAAAAATTGGATTGTTTCAAACATATTGGTTTTACTTGCACCCTTCACTAAAATCGTATCGCCTCTTCTTACCAAGCCTTTTAGAAACAAATGCAATTGGTCCTTGTTAATAAAATGGTGAATGTTCTTTGCCGGTATCCCACTCTTTTGCGCGGCTATTCCGATTTCCTCTGTCCGGAATCCGTACGTAATTAATTGATCTATTTTTTTATCCCCAATATAGGCACCAAGCTTGCGGTATTCTTCTTCTCGTAAGTCCCCTAATTCACGCATTTGCCCGATAATCGCAACTGTTCGCCCTTTAGCAATCTCACCTAATACATCCAGTGCAGCACGAACGCCTTGGGGATGAGAATGTACCGTGTCATCAATTAATACAATATCATTGCGGCAATGGTAAAGCGTTAATCGTCGCGGTGGCTTTTTGAATACTAAGCCTGCCTGAATCTCCTCGGCTGAAAAGCCTAATTGATCTGCTACTGCAATCGCATTTAATGCATTATATACATGGTGCTCCCCTAAAATCGGAATAAACATCGCCATTTCCTTGTTTCCTAGCTGGATGTGGAAAGTCATGCCATCATCCTTATAGGACACATCATAGGCCATATAG containing:
- a CDS encoding ATP-grasp domain-containing protein is translated as MKTIIFIGTNKSGSSREATKAAEKLGYFTVLLTNNERQFEQREQYVDIHKMIFVDTSNMEAMKAEIMKLQSIGLDIKTIISFVDPYVHVASMLCDIFCQNLTSSKAIEMMEDKEATRKLLQNTLYSPQFTVIAPSEKPSGKLTFPIIIKSPKSTGSKDVLLAKDIKEFNKHLAALQYKYPSESIISEEYLKGEQYLVEVIVQEHHPHIIAVMRQDITKGKRFIITGYQLFANIPSNLVTGLETLCQSIVDIFDIKTGAFHLELRLTGNGWKLIEINPRISGGAMNRMIEAAFGYNLVEQTLKLFLGDKADFTPKHYHFVYTKYLIVHKKGRLEKVTGKLRALKSPGIFDVYIKPKKGTILIPPLSMGHRYAYIIAQGSSISEAVSRANRAAHEIKFHMKSI